A single window of Paenibacillus sp. SYP-B4298 DNA harbors:
- the rbsB gene encoding ribose ABC transporter substrate-binding protein RbsB — protein sequence MNKMMKLAGVGVIAAMMLAGCSTTAPGSTPKSEAPAAGNAQQKEGIKIGLAISTQSNPFFVTLKEGAQQAAAAGTAELITVDAQDDAAKQASSIEDLIQQKVDVIIINPTDSSAVVPAVESANAAGIPVITVDRTSDGGTVASHIASDNKAGGALAAQYIAEQLGGSGNVVELEGIPGSSAARERGAGFNEEIAKSSGIQIVAKQPADFDRAKGLTVMENILQGNKDIRAVFAHNDEMALGALKAIEAAGLKDIIVVGFDATDDAVKEVNAGAMSATVAQKPEQMGVLAVQTAIKLAKGESVEASIPVELELISK from the coding sequence ATGAACAAAATGATGAAGCTTGCAGGTGTTGGCGTTATTGCCGCCATGATGTTGGCGGGCTGCTCCACAACTGCCCCTGGCAGCACGCCGAAGAGCGAGGCTCCCGCTGCGGGCAACGCCCAGCAAAAAGAAGGCATTAAGATTGGATTAGCCATCTCCACCCAGAGCAACCCGTTCTTTGTGACCTTGAAGGAAGGCGCGCAGCAGGCAGCAGCGGCAGGCACTGCCGAGCTCATCACTGTCGACGCACAGGATGATGCCGCCAAGCAGGCGTCCTCGATAGAGGATCTGATCCAGCAGAAGGTGGATGTCATCATCATCAACCCGACCGATTCATCCGCTGTCGTGCCGGCTGTGGAGTCCGCGAATGCCGCGGGCATTCCCGTCATTACAGTAGACCGTACTTCGGATGGCGGTACGGTCGCCAGCCACATCGCCTCTGACAATAAGGCAGGCGGCGCGCTGGCCGCCCAATACATCGCCGAGCAGCTTGGCGGCAGCGGCAATGTTGTCGAGCTGGAGGGTATCCCAGGCTCGTCGGCTGCCCGCGAACGTGGCGCAGGCTTTAATGAAGAGATCGCCAAGTCGTCCGGCATTCAGATCGTAGCCAAGCAGCCAGCCGATTTCGACCGGGCCAAGGGTCTGACCGTCATGGAGAATATTCTGCAGGGCAACAAGGATATTCGTGCCGTCTTCGCCCACAATGATGAGATGGCACTCGGCGCGCTGAAGGCGATTGAGGCAGCGGGGCTGAAGGACATCATCGTCGTCGGCTTTGATGCTACGGACGATGCTGTCAAGGAAGTGAATGCAGGAGCGATGAGTGCCACGGTCGCGCAGAAGCCTGAACAAATGGGTGTGCTCGCCGTACAAACCGCGATTAAGCTCGCCAAAGGCGAGAGCGTCGAGGCCTCCATTCCTGTCGAGCTGGAGCTGATCAGCAAATAA
- a CDS encoding ABC transporter permease, which produces MAIKNRQLASALQKLGPLIGLCIIILILIIASPNFLTLTNILNVFRQVSINALIAFGMTFVILTGGIDLSVGATLALSGALTAGMMGAGFDPLTAVIIGLGAGAVMGAVNGLLITKTNIAPFIATLATMTIYRGLALVYTDGRPITGFNSEFFTMIGGGYVFGVPVPVIIMLVLFAVLYFILRKTTFGRNVYAIGGNEEASRLSGIKTGRFKIYVYTLTGLLSALAGIILTSRLNSAQANAGTGYELDAIAAVVLGGTSLSGGRGWIVGTLVGALIIGVLNNGLNLMGVSSFYQQVVKGLVILLAVLLDRKKASS; this is translated from the coding sequence ATGGCCATTAAGAACAGACAGCTCGCTTCGGCTTTGCAGAAGCTTGGTCCGCTCATTGGACTATGTATTATTATTCTCATTCTGATTATAGCCAGTCCGAACTTTTTAACCTTGACCAACATTCTCAACGTGTTTCGCCAAGTATCCATCAACGCGCTGATCGCATTCGGCATGACCTTCGTCATCCTGACAGGTGGCATTGATCTGTCTGTCGGGGCAACTCTGGCACTCTCCGGGGCGCTTACCGCCGGGATGATGGGCGCAGGCTTCGACCCGCTGACGGCTGTCATCATCGGACTAGGCGCAGGCGCTGTGATGGGCGCGGTCAACGGTCTCCTCATTACGAAGACGAACATCGCTCCATTCATCGCCACTCTGGCGACGATGACGATCTACCGGGGACTGGCGCTGGTCTACACCGACGGACGGCCGATTACCGGCTTCAACAGCGAGTTCTTCACTATGATCGGCGGAGGCTATGTCTTCGGCGTCCCGGTGCCCGTCATTATCATGCTCGTCTTGTTCGCTGTACTGTACTTCATCCTGCGCAAGACAACCTTTGGGCGCAATGTATACGCTATCGGCGGCAACGAGGAGGCCTCTCGCCTCTCCGGTATTAAGACCGGACGCTTCAAAATCTATGTCTATACACTCACCGGCCTGCTGTCCGCACTGGCAGGCATCATCCTGACGTCGAGGCTGAACTCGGCGCAGGCCAATGCAGGCACAGGATATGAGCTGGATGCCATCGCTGCGGTTGTGCTTGGCGGCACTAGTCTATCCGGTGGACGAGGCTGGATCGTCGGCACCTTGGTCGGCGCCTTGATTATCGGCGTGCTGAACAACGGGCTGAACCTGATGGGCGTCTCCTCGTTCTATCAGCAGGTAGTCAAAGGGTTGGTTATTCTGCTCGCCGTCTTGCTGGATCGCAAGAAAGCAAGCAGCTAA
- a CDS encoding amino acid permease, whose product MENKELKRGLEARHIQMIALGGTIGVGLFMGSASTIKWTGPSVMLAYAIVGIFIFFIMRAMGEMLYVEPSTGSFATFGYKYIHPLAGYTTAWSNWFQWVIVGMAEIIAVGAYMKYWFPNLPGWIPGIIAMVILGAANLFSVKSFGEFEFWFAMIKIVTIILMIAAGLGLVFFGIGNGGEAIGLSNLWQHGGFFAGGWSGFFFALSLVIGAYQGVELIGITAGEAKNPQKTLRSAIQNIIWRILIFYIGAIFVIVTVYPWDQLQSIGSPFVATFAKVGITTAAGLINFVVITAAMSGCNSGIYSAGRMLYTLGVNGQAPKAFTRLSGNGVPLLGTIGVLIGLGIGVILSYIAPDNLFVYVYSSSVLPGMVPWFVILISQIRFRKMKGAELEHHPFKMPLAPVTNYVTVAFLLMVLVGMWINDETRIPLMIGIIFLILVVISYYALGVSKASPPDAAASNRRK is encoded by the coding sequence ATGGAGAACAAGGAGTTAAAAAGAGGGCTTGAGGCGCGGCATATTCAGATGATTGCGCTGGGCGGCACGATTGGCGTCGGATTATTCATGGGATCAGCCAGCACAATTAAGTGGACAGGCCCGTCCGTTATGCTCGCGTATGCGATTGTAGGCATATTTATTTTCTTTATTATGCGAGCCATGGGGGAGATGCTATACGTAGAGCCGAGCACGGGGTCATTTGCCACCTTCGGCTATAAATATATTCATCCTCTGGCGGGATACACCACAGCCTGGAGCAACTGGTTTCAATGGGTCATCGTCGGCATGGCGGAGATTATAGCTGTCGGGGCGTATATGAAATACTGGTTCCCGAACCTGCCAGGGTGGATACCCGGAATCATCGCGATGGTGATCCTGGGTGCGGCGAATCTGTTCTCGGTCAAGTCCTTCGGCGAGTTCGAGTTCTGGTTCGCCATGATCAAGATTGTGACGATCATTCTGATGATTGCTGCAGGACTTGGTCTGGTATTCTTCGGCATCGGCAACGGGGGAGAGGCGATCGGATTATCGAACCTATGGCAGCATGGCGGCTTCTTCGCTGGCGGGTGGTCGGGATTTTTCTTCGCCTTATCGCTGGTCATCGGAGCTTATCAGGGCGTGGAATTGATCGGTATTACAGCAGGCGAGGCCAAAAATCCGCAAAAAACATTACGGAGTGCGATTCAGAACATTATCTGGCGTATTCTGATCTTCTATATTGGCGCGATATTCGTCATCGTGACGGTCTACCCTTGGGACCAGTTGCAATCGATCGGCAGCCCGTTCGTGGCCACATTCGCCAAGGTCGGTATTACGACTGCGGCGGGGCTGATTAATTTTGTCGTCATTACAGCCGCCATGTCCGGCTGCAACAGCGGCATCTATAGCGCAGGCCGGATGCTGTATACACTAGGCGTCAATGGGCAAGCGCCGAAGGCCTTCACCAGACTATCGGGAAATGGTGTGCCGCTGCTAGGTACGATCGGTGTGCTCATCGGGCTGGGCATCGGTGTCATCCTAAGCTACATTGCGCCAGACAACCTGTTCGTCTACGTGTACAGCTCCAGCGTGCTGCCTGGCATGGTGCCATGGTTCGTCATTCTGATCAGTCAGATCCGGTTCCGCAAGATGAAGGGGGCGGAGCTTGAGCATCACCCGTTCAAGATGCCCCTCGCTCCGGTGACGAATTATGTGACAGTAGCTTTCTTGCTTATGGTGCTCGTCGGAATGTGGATTAATGACGAGACACGCATCCCGCTGATGATCGGGATCATCTTCCTGATCCTTGTCGTCATCAGCTACTATGCCCTGGGAGTGAGCAAAGCCTCGCCGCCAGATGCGGCTGCCAGCAATAGACGGAAGTAA
- a CDS encoding LacI family DNA-binding transcriptional regulator: MTTIRDVSKLAGVSVATVSRLLNQSGYVSKEAEIAIMAAVEKLNYKPNTIARSLAGKKTAAVALMVPDILNPFFPEIARAAEDEAAARGYTLVLCNTDNNPDKEKMYIEALINKQIDGIIISSYTISPEQIVALQNRSIPIVAIDKHYPGYPILSVTAANRTGGQLAVRHLLKSGCRKVAHICGPTHVHAAHERALAYEDICSKQPWYTPSLTAFGHFNVEGGYRAMHELYRQHPDVDGVFAGNDLMAAGALKALHELDVEVPGRVRLIGFDGIRMDMVYPELSTVSQQIYSIGKTAMDYLIRQINNEPIERKNYELEVELLIKSTT, encoded by the coding sequence ATGACAACAATTCGAGATGTCAGCAAGCTGGCTGGCGTATCCGTGGCTACGGTATCGCGATTGCTGAACCAGAGCGGCTATGTGAGCAAGGAGGCGGAGATTGCCATTATGGCGGCCGTGGAGAAGCTCAATTACAAGCCGAACACGATTGCCCGCAGTCTGGCAGGCAAGAAGACAGCCGCTGTTGCCCTGATGGTGCCAGACATCCTGAACCCGTTCTTCCCCGAGATTGCTCGGGCGGCAGAGGATGAAGCGGCAGCGCGGGGATACACACTGGTGCTATGCAATACCGACAACAATCCCGACAAGGAAAAAATGTATATTGAAGCGCTCATCAACAAGCAGATCGATGGCATAATCATCTCCTCTTACACGATCTCGCCGGAGCAGATTGTCGCCTTGCAGAATCGCTCGATCCCGATTGTAGCGATCGACAAGCATTATCCCGGTTATCCGATTCTGTCGGTAACCGCAGCCAACCGCACAGGCGGTCAACTGGCGGTGCGGCATCTACTCAAGAGCGGTTGCCGGAAGGTGGCCCATATCTGCGGCCCTACGCATGTTCATGCCGCACATGAGCGGGCGCTGGCCTACGAGGACATCTGCTCGAAGCAGCCCTGGTATACGCCGAGCCTGACCGCCTTCGGACACTTCAATGTAGAGGGCGGCTATAGAGCCATGCACGAGCTATACCGCCAGCACCCGGATGTGGATGGGGTATTCGCAGGCAATGATCTGATGGCGGCAGGCGCGCTCAAGGCACTGCATGAGTTGGACGTGGAGGTGCCGGGGCGGGTACGGCTGATCGGCTTCGACGGCATTCGGATGGACATGGTGTATCCTGAGCTGTCGACCGTCTCCCAGCAGATCTATTCGATTGGCAAGACAGCGATGGACTACCTCATCCGCCAGATCAACAATGAACCGATCGAGCGCAAAAATTATGAGCTCGAGGTCGAGCTGCTCATTAAGTCGACGACCTGA
- a CDS encoding sugar ABC transporter ATP-binding protein produces MDYIVEMSGIHKSFSSVQVLKDAAFSLKPGEIHALMGENGAGKSTLMKILTGVYKADAGTVKVKGREVAFANPTEAEQSGVAIIHQELNIIPKLTVAENMFLGRQLSYGRTGILRDKEMKRRTKEYLQRLHVDLDPDAPADTLSIGQQQMVEIAKALSKQAEVLIMDEPTAALTDREIEALFGIMDKLRSEGVGIVYISHRMEEIFRMCDRISVLRDGSFLGTEQIADTNVDRIVRLMVGREIGDRYPERSTSIGGERLRVEGLGDGRKLKDVSFSVRAGEIVGIAGLMGAGRTEMMRLLFGADRKKSGRVIIDGQEARISDPASAIQAGIVLVTEDRKHQGLILDMSVRENLAITNYEQIARSGVLSSVKENELADQMIKRFNIRTRDAEQIVKSLSGGNQQKIAIGKWLGKLPKVLIMDEPTRGVDVGAKKEIYSMMNELSEQGVAIIMVSSDLPEVLGVSDRVLVVHEGRISAELGKEQMTQETIMHAATGGSRHGH; encoded by the coding sequence ATGGACTATATCGTTGAAATGAGCGGCATTCACAAATCCTTCTCCTCAGTACAAGTGCTGAAGGATGCCGCCTTCAGTCTGAAGCCGGGAGAGATTCATGCCCTCATGGGTGAGAATGGCGCTGGCAAGTCGACGCTGATGAAAATATTGACCGGCGTCTACAAGGCCGATGCCGGTACGGTCAAGGTCAAGGGGCGCGAGGTCGCCTTCGCCAATCCGACCGAGGCCGAGCAGAGCGGGGTTGCTATCATCCATCAGGAGCTGAACATTATTCCGAAGCTGACCGTAGCCGAGAACATGTTTCTTGGGCGGCAGCTCTCCTATGGTAGAACCGGCATTCTCCGCGACAAGGAGATGAAGCGCCGAACGAAGGAATATTTGCAGCGGCTGCATGTTGATCTGGACCCGGATGCGCCAGCGGACACGCTGTCAATCGGCCAGCAGCAGATGGTGGAGATCGCCAAGGCGCTGTCCAAGCAGGCCGAGGTGCTCATCATGGACGAGCCGACTGCCGCGCTGACCGACCGCGAGATTGAAGCGCTGTTCGGCATCATGGACAAGCTGCGCAGCGAGGGCGTCGGCATCGTCTACATCTCGCACCGGATGGAGGAAATCTTCCGCATGTGCGACCGCATCTCCGTGCTGCGGGACGGCTCCTTCCTCGGCACGGAGCAGATCGCAGACACGAATGTTGACCGTATCGTGCGCCTCATGGTAGGGCGCGAGATCGGCGACCGCTACCCGGAGCGCAGCACCAGCATCGGTGGGGAGCGGCTGCGGGTGGAAGGACTGGGCGATGGCAGGAAGCTGAAGGATGTCTCCTTCTCGGTACGCGCTGGCGAGATTGTCGGGATTGCCGGACTGATGGGCGCTGGACGTACAGAAATGATGCGGCTGCTGTTTGGCGCAGACAGGAAGAAGTCAGGCCGGGTCATCATCGACGGCCAGGAGGCTCGCATCAGCGATCCCGCAAGCGCTATCCAGGCCGGGATTGTACTGGTGACCGAGGATCGCAAGCACCAGGGACTTATACTGGATATGTCGGTGAGAGAGAATCTGGCGATTACCAATTATGAGCAGATTGCGCGCTCTGGCGTCCTCTCGTCCGTCAAGGAGAACGAGCTGGCTGACCAGATGATTAAGCGCTTTAATATTCGGACACGAGATGCCGAGCAGATCGTCAAATCATTGAGCGGCGGCAACCAGCAGAAGATTGCTATCGGCAAATGGCTCGGTAAGCTGCCCAAGGTGCTCATCATGGATGAACCGACCCGCGGCGTCGATGTCGGCGCGAAGAAGGAAATCTACAGCATGATGAATGAGCTGAGCGAGCAGGGCGTGGCCATCATTATGGTATCCTCGGATCTGCCCGAGGTGCTGGGAGTTAGTGACCGTGTCCTTGTCGTCCATGAGGGACGCATCTCTGCTGAGCTGGGCAAGGAGCAGATGACACAAGAGACAATTATGCATGCCGCGACAGGAGGAAGCCGCCATGGCCATTAA
- the rbsK gene encoding ribokinase: protein MSTAKITVIGSLNIDMVTETTVVPEQGETIIGSGFSSFTGGKGANQAVACARLGAQVTMIGCVGEDAMAMQLREALGREGIDMRHVKTVPHQSTGIAAITVCDSDNRIIVVPGANYCLLPEDVLALEDVIAASDIVMLQHEIPPATVEAAIRLANKLGVRVILNPAPAMRLDDELLRQLYLITPNEYELAIVTGTEQLAQTQEQRLAAYPHPIVMTAGSNGAYYRSDETGTGHVPGHKVEAVDTTGAGDTFNGALAVRLSEGAALAEAVAFAVAASALSVTKLGAQSGMPLRHEVEAFLLGAQ, encoded by the coding sequence ATGAGCACAGCGAAGATTACTGTAATTGGAAGCTTGAATATAGATATGGTCACGGAAACAACCGTTGTACCGGAGCAAGGCGAGACGATAATTGGTAGCGGTTTCTCAAGCTTTACAGGTGGAAAAGGGGCGAATCAGGCTGTAGCCTGCGCACGCCTTGGCGCACAGGTAACGATGATCGGATGTGTTGGCGAGGACGCCATGGCCATGCAGCTTAGAGAAGCACTTGGGCGCGAGGGCATCGATATGCGTCATGTGAAAACGGTTCCTCATCAGTCGACCGGCATTGCGGCCATTACCGTCTGCGACAGCGATAACCGCATCATCGTCGTACCCGGCGCTAATTACTGTCTGCTTCCTGAGGATGTGCTGGCGCTGGAGGACGTGATTGCAGCCTCCGACATCGTCATGCTGCAGCATGAGATTCCGCCGGCTACCGTAGAAGCAGCCATCCGGCTGGCGAACAAGCTCGGTGTGCGTGTCATCCTCAATCCCGCACCGGCTATGCGGCTGGATGATGAGCTGCTAAGACAGCTATACCTGATTACACCGAATGAATATGAGCTGGCGATCGTTACGGGCACCGAGCAGTTGGCGCAGACACAGGAGCAGCGGCTTGCCGCTTATCCGCATCCGATCGTGATGACGGCTGGAAGCAACGGCGCCTATTACCGATCCGATGAGACCGGGACAGGGCATGTTCCGGGGCACAAGGTGGAGGCGGTTGACACCACAGGCGCGGGAGATACCTTCAATGGCGCACTTGCCGTCAGACTTAGCGAAGGCGCTGCGCTGGCTGAAGCAGTAGCGTTCGCAGTCGCAGCCAGCGCACTGTCGGTTACGAAGCTGGGCGCGCAGAGCGGGATGCCACTGCGCCACGAGGTTGAGGCATTTTTACTGGGGGCGCAATAA
- the rbsD gene encoding D-ribose pyranase, which produces MKKAGILNSQIAATLARLGHTDTIVISDCGLPIPDSVRRIDLALRPGLPSFIETLEAVLADMVVEGVTIASEMAQHNPMLRKETDMLLGGIPIQETSHEQFKQLTHTAKAVIRTGEATPYANIILQAGVIFG; this is translated from the coding sequence ATGAAAAAAGCAGGCATACTAAACAGTCAGATTGCGGCCACACTGGCCAGGCTTGGACATACCGATACGATCGTCATTAGCGATTGCGGGCTGCCGATACCGGATTCTGTAAGGCGAATCGATCTGGCGCTAAGGCCGGGATTGCCGTCATTTATAGAGACACTGGAGGCCGTGCTCGCTGACATGGTGGTTGAAGGCGTGACCATCGCCAGCGAGATGGCGCAGCATAATCCTATGCTGAGGAAAGAGACGGACATGCTGCTAGGGGGCATCCCGATACAGGAGACGAGCCACGAGCAGTTCAAGCAACTGACGCACACGGCCAAGGCGGTCATTCGCACGGGAGAAGCCACACCCTATGCCAATATCATCTTGCAGGCAGGCGTTATCTTCGGATAA